One part of the Musa acuminata AAA Group cultivar baxijiao chromosome BXJ1-5, Cavendish_Baxijiao_AAA, whole genome shotgun sequence genome encodes these proteins:
- the LOC103984835 gene encoding uncharacterized protein LOC103984835: MAGGRTLSHLSSGALRVGGVGSGGGNLCFALFVVAVLVFTIIAAIYQPDDPLLRSPAAASRLASFLTSTSNATFLSDPSVLRTGEDFLNSSSNSTSAAAGTEAAPFIELSDINSTAASAAVVPVCDPAAPVDCADPELFHLLMRAAIEALPDIHFYRFGKPVAVPSGPGSCDMAWRFRPKDATRPMFYRDYRRFQLTQSANCVLSVSKVDDFHSGVNARKRRGSKPDHAGEDSAFGAKKADETTAAVPVVGEPVNDTLPVIDSESAFASGRYLIYMGGGDRCKSMNHYLWSFLCALGEAQYLNRTLVMDMKICLSSMYTLTGQNEEDKDFRLYFDFEHLKHSAPVIDQGQFWTDWGKWNEKDGLSLFYVDDFKVTPMKLADVKDALIMRKFDDVKPDNHWYRVCEGETESVIQRPWQLLWKSRRLMEIVSAIASRMNWDFDSVHIVRGEKAKNAELWPHLAVDTSPESLLVTLKDKIEEGRHLYIATNEPDTSFFEPLKEAYTTYFLDDFKDLWGENSEWYLETKELNNGVPVEFDGYMRVEVDTEVFLRGKKQLETFNDLTNDCKDGVHTCPTSS, from the coding sequence ATGGCAGGAGGGCGGACACTGAGCCACCTGAGCTCGGGCGCACTCCGCGTCGGGGGAGTTGGCAGCGGCGGTGGCAACCTCTGCTTCGCTCTCTTCGTCGTCGCCGTCCTCGTCTTTACTATCATCGCCGCTATCTACCAGCCCGATGACCCCCTCCTCCGGTCCCCTGCCGCCGCCTCCAGGCTTGCCTCCTTCCTCACCTCCACCTCGAACGCTACCTTTCTTTCCGATCCCTCCGTCCTTCGCACTGGCGAGGACTTTCTCAACTCCTCCTCCAATTCTACCTCCGCCGCCGCGGGAACTGAGGCCGCCCCCTTCATCGAGCTCTCCGACATCAACTCCACCGCGGCCTCTGCCGCCGTCGTCCCTGTGTGCGACCCCGCCGCGCCCGTGGACTGCGCCGATCCGGAACTCTTCCACCTGCTGATGCGCGCTGCCATCGAGGCCTTACCGGACATCCACTTCTACCGCTTCGGCAAGCCAGTCGCCGTCCCCAGTGGGCCGGGTTCCTGCGATATGGCCTGGCGTTTCCGCCCCAAGGACGCCACTCGGCCCATGTTTTACAGAGACTACCGCCGGTTCCAGCTGACGCAGTCCGCCAATTGCGTCCTCTCTGTCTCCAAGGTCGATGACTTCCACTCCGGTGTCAACGCACGCAAGCGCCGCGGCTCCAAGCCCGATCATGCCGGCGAAGACTCCGCCTTCGGGGCCAAGAAGGCCGATGAGACGACAGCGGCGGTGCCGGTCGTTGGCGAGCCGGTCAACGACACCCTCCCAGTGATCGATTCAGAATCCGCGTTCGCCTCCGGACGTTATCTCATCTACATGGGCGGCGGTGACCGCTGCAAGAGCATGAATCACTACTTGTGGAGCTTTCTTTGCGCGCTAGGCGAAGCTCAGTACTTGAACCGGACGCTCGTCATGGATATGAAGATTTGCCTGTCCTCGATGTACACGCTGACGGGCCAGAACGAGGAGGACAAGGACTTCAGGTTATACTTCGATTTCGAGCATTTGAAGCACTCTGCTCCGGTGATCGACCAAGGCCAGTTCTGGACCGACTGGGGGAAATGGAACGAGAAGGACGGACTGAGCCTCTTCTATGTTGATGACTTCAAGGTCACCCCCATGAAGCTCGCCGATGTCAAGGACGCATTAATCATGAGGAAGTTTGACGACGTCAAGCCGGATAATCACTGGTACAGGGTCTGCGAGGGTGAAACCGAGTCTGTGATCCAGCGGCCATGGCAACTCTTATGGAAGTCACGACGGTTGATGGAGATTGTCTCTGCGATAGCCTCCAGGATGAATTGGGACTTCGACTCGGTTCACATTGTGAGAGGTGAGAAGGCGAAGAATGCTGAGCTCTGGCCACACCTTGCTGTCGATACTTCGCCAGAGTCACTTCTCGTGACTCTCAAAGATAAGATCGAGGAGGGGAGGCACCTATATATTGCAACTAACGAGCCTGATACTTCGTTCTTTGAACCTTTGAAAGAAGCATACACTACATATTTCCTTGACGATTTTAAGGATCTATGGGGTGAGAACAGTGAATGGTACTTGGAGACTAAGGAGCTTAACAACGGGGTACCAGTGGAATTTGATGGGTATATGAGGGTTGAGGTGGACACAGAAGTGTTCTTGAGGGGTAAGAAACAACTCGAGACCTTCAACGATCTCACCAATGATTGCAAGGATGGTGTTCATACATGTCCTACCTCTTCTTGA